The Rubricoccus marinus nucleotide sequence CGGAGTGCTTGGCAACGGTGTAGACGTTGCTGCGGCGGCCCCAGTAGCCTTTCGCCTGCTTCAAGAGCTTGCGGCGACGGCGACGGGAAGCCACGAGATTTCGTGCGCGTGGCATTTTGGTTCTCCTGGTTGGGGGTGGGATTCACGCCACGGACGGGTGTCCTGGCGCGAGGGGAAAAACGGGCGGAAGGCCCAGCCTCTGGCGTCCGCTTAGGACGCGAGGAGCCGCTCCATGCGCTTCTGATCGACCTTCGAGACGAGCGTGCTGTCGCGGAGGTCGCGCTTACGCTTGGGCGACTTCTTGGTCAGAATGTGGCTGGTAAAGGCCTTCATCCGCTTGATGCGGCCCGTCCCGGTGCGCTTGAATCGCTTCTTGGCACCGCTGTTGGTCTTCATCTTGGGCATAATCGGGGTGCCCCGGGGGGCGCTTAAACGTGGGCCTTTCGGACAAAACGGCCGCCCGAGCACGAGGCACGGGCGGCACAGATCGAGCGGCAAAACTAGAGGTGCGCGTCGCGCGAGAGGCGCAGGCGGCGCATCTTCACGCGCTATTGAGCCTCTGGCGAGAAACGAGAGCGCTTCTGGCGCCAGAGGCGGGCCTGCTAGTCCTCGTCGGAGGAGGGCGCGGGCTTGCTGCCTCCGGCTTTCTTCTTCTCCGGCGCGAGCATCATCGTCATGCGGCGGCCCTCCATCGTGGGGGCCTGGTCCATCTTCGAGATGTCCGCGAGGTCCTCGGTGAACCGCTCCAGGATGTCGAGGCCCTGGTCCTTGTAGATGATGTCACGTCCGCGGAACTGAACCCACGCCTTGACCTTGTGACCCTCTTCCAAGAACTCGCGCGCGTGCTTGGTCTTGAAATCGTAGTCGTGGTCGTCCGTACGGGGACGGAAGCGGATTTCCTTCAGTTCGCCCTGCTTCGCCTGCTTTTTCCGCTGCTCCTTCAGCTTTTTCTGCTGCTCGTAGCGGTACTTCCCGAAGTCCATGATCTTGGCGACGGGCGGATCCGCGTTGGGCGAGATCTCGACGAGGTCCATGCCTCGGTTCTGGGCGATCTCGATGGCCTGCGCGAGCGGCAAGACACCGACCTGACCCTCTCCGTCGGCGATAACGCGCACGGTGTGGGCCTGGATCTGATCGTTGATGGGGGTCTGCGGCTCGCGGCGGCGGGGCTGCGGCTTGGAGC carries:
- the rpmI gene encoding 50S ribosomal protein L35 yields the protein MPKMKTNSGAKKRFKRTGTGRIKRMKAFTSHILTKKSPKRKRDLRDSTLVSKVDQKRMERLLAS
- the infC gene encoding translation initiation factor IF-3 → MAPSFSHQPRSIIARRRRSKPQPRRREPQTPINDQIQAHTVRVIADGEGQVGVLPLAQAIEIAQNRGMDLVEISPNADPPVAKIMDFGKYRYEQQKKLKEQRKKQAKQGELKEIRFRPRTDDHDYDFKTKHAREFLEEGHKVKAWVQFRGRDIIYKDQGLDILERFTEDLADISKMDQAPTMEGRRMTMMLAPEKKKAGGSKPAPSSDED